A genomic region of Pseudomonas sp. KU43P contains the following coding sequences:
- a CDS encoding PIG-L family deacetylase, giving the protein MSRKQALLKRHRRNKRLGLLVALVVLVCLGVFAWWWLPLLLLPLLWAAHEAWFADHLFYAPNEDYAYRFGEHTREGAVTWRDGLLKADTVLQGDETLVLEVRVKSSWLGRFLDPRVELRADPSSDRQTFERGVDGLRFLNLTGLAAPLQAGTLRMRGRHCRLLGEPRLWVTPSVELQRRRVMVIAPHADDAELAAYGLYSQADETWVVTLTAGEIEAEHYQQMGLAKTEAARLKGRLRAWDSIAVPRWGGVPESRCLQLGYFCLQLPAMQAAPDTPAASREADMADTRPFRQFNPFPLPGDADGAPTWRNLLADLRALLEMAKPEVLVMPHPQLDPHPDHICAQAAVLEALQGLQWQPQTLLCYANHLHDNDRWPMGDSGDGVALPPQMSADQAWAPCTLMLDLPAQRDKAMALGMMHDLQPRAPFKRRLRRVLQRWLAGRRPSPYGENEFFRKAVRRHELFWRRDL; this is encoded by the coding sequence GTGAGTCGCAAGCAGGCGTTGCTCAAGCGCCACCGACGCAACAAGCGCCTGGGTTTGTTGGTCGCGCTGGTCGTGCTGGTGTGCCTCGGTGTCTTTGCCTGGTGGTGGCTACCGCTGTTGCTGCTGCCCTTGCTTTGGGCGGCGCACGAGGCCTGGTTCGCCGACCACCTGTTCTATGCGCCGAACGAAGACTACGCCTACCGTTTTGGCGAGCACACCCGCGAAGGTGCGGTCACCTGGCGTGATGGGCTGCTGAAGGCCGACACGGTATTGCAGGGTGATGAAACCCTGGTCCTCGAAGTTCGGGTGAAAAGTAGTTGGTTGGGGCGTTTTCTCGACCCGCGTGTCGAGCTTAGGGCTGATCCGTCCAGCGACCGCCAGACGTTCGAGCGGGGCGTAGACGGCCTGCGCTTTCTCAATCTGACCGGGCTGGCCGCGCCGCTGCAGGCAGGTACCCTGCGCATGCGCGGTCGCCATTGCCGTCTGCTGGGCGAGCCACGCCTGTGGGTAACGCCCAGTGTCGAGCTGCAACGCCGCCGCGTCATGGTCATCGCTCCCCATGCCGATGACGCCGAATTGGCTGCTTACGGCCTGTATAGCCAAGCGGACGAAACTTGGGTGGTTACCCTGACTGCTGGCGAAATCGAAGCAGAGCACTATCAACAGATGGGTTTGGCCAAGACGGAGGCTGCCCGTCTGAAAGGTCGCTTGCGCGCATGGGACAGCATTGCCGTGCCACGCTGGGGCGGCGTTCCTGAATCGCGTTGTCTGCAGTTGGGCTATTTCTGCCTGCAACTGCCCGCGATGCAGGCCGCGCCGGATACCCCTGCGGCCTCCCGTGAAGCCGATATGGCCGATACCCGCCCATTCCGCCAGTTCAACCCGTTCCCATTGCCTGGTGATGCAGATGGGGCGCCGACCTGGCGCAATCTGCTGGCCGACCTGCGCGCGCTGCTGGAAATGGCCAAGCCTGAGGTGCTGGTCATGCCGCACCCTCAGCTCGATCCTCATCCCGACCATATCTGTGCCCAGGCCGCCGTGCTGGAAGCCCTGCAAGGCCTGCAATGGCAGCCGCAAACCCTGTTGTGCTACGCCAACCATCTGCATGACAACGACCGTTGGCCCATGGGTGACAGCGGTGATGGCGTGGCCCTTCCGCCGCAAATGAGCGCTGACCAGGCCTGGGCACCTTGTACCCTCATGCTGGACCTGCCGGCCCAGCGCGACAAGGCCATGGCCCTGGGCATGATGCATGATCTGCAGCCCCGGGCACCGTTCAAGCGCCGCCTGCGCCGCGTACTGCAGCGCTGG
- a CDS encoding 23S rRNA (adenine(2030)-N(6))-methyltransferase RlmJ, whose product MNYRHAFHAGNHADVLKHIVLTRLIALMSRKEQPFAYIDTHAGLGLYDLQGDQATRTGEYLEGVARLWNRDDLPAMAADYLRIIKRLNADGELRYYPGSPELARRLMRQQDRALLNEKHPEDGPLLKENMKKDPRVVVHLGEGWHVPRALLPVPEKRAIMLIDPPFEQADELKRCTTAMKEAIGRMRQTVAAIWYPIKDQRSLTRYYQDLTSTGAPKLLRVELYVHHQDSPQGLNGSGLAIANPPWGLEDELKELLPWLAKELAQTAGSYRMDWLIAE is encoded by the coding sequence ATGAACTATCGTCACGCCTTCCACGCCGGCAACCACGCCGACGTCCTCAAGCACATCGTGCTGACTCGCCTCATTGCCTTGATGTCGCGCAAGGAGCAGCCGTTCGCCTACATCGACACTCACGCCGGCCTCGGTCTGTATGACCTGCAAGGCGACCAGGCGACCCGTACCGGTGAATACCTGGAAGGTGTCGCACGCCTGTGGAACCGTGATGACCTGCCGGCCATGGCTGCCGATTACCTGCGCATCATCAAGCGCCTCAATGCTGATGGCGAGCTGCGTTATTACCCCGGTTCGCCCGAGTTGGCCCGCCGCCTGATGCGTCAGCAAGACCGCGCCCTGCTCAATGAGAAGCACCCTGAAGACGGCCCGCTGCTCAAGGAGAACATGAAGAAGGACCCTCGTGTGGTGGTCCATCTGGGTGAGGGCTGGCATGTGCCACGAGCGCTGCTGCCTGTACCGGAAAAGCGCGCGATCATGTTGATCGATCCACCCTTCGAACAGGCTGATGAGCTCAAGCGCTGCACCACCGCGATGAAGGAGGCGATCGGCCGCATGCGCCAGACCGTCGCGGCCATCTGGTACCCGATCAAGGATCAGCGCTCGCTGACCCGTTACTACCAGGATCTGACCAGCACCGGCGCGCCCAAGCTGCTGCGTGTGGAGCTCTACGTGCATCACCAGGACAGCCCGCAAGGCCTCAATGGCTCGGGCCTGGCCATCGCCAACCCGCCATGGGGGCTGGAGGATGAGCTCAAGGAGCTGCTGCCGTGGCTGGCCAAGGAGCTGGCACAAACAGCGGGCAGCTACCGGATGGATTGGCTGATCGCTGAGTAA
- a CDS encoding glycosyltransferase: protein MTSRSEPRILQFCHGYDGPFLDCARQYASLFQGSGYKVTTVFLTGASDPQVAAGCASDEVLFLEFSSRAVRGLKLGAIRALRRIAAERNFSFCIAHRFKPIYVALLGTGLPVIGVHHAFGDYERKGRRLFANLFSKRLSLLGVSDAVRDDMRRCLPQWPAERIQTLYNRIDIQALQAALVPRAKAREALGLDARAWVVGNVGRLHPDKDQATLLHGFAQALPTLPAGARLAILGKGRLEDTLKAQAAELGIAGQVDFLGQVPDARRYFQAFDVFALSSDHEPFGMVLLEAMVAGVPVLATACGGAREVVEGVGMLFPLGDAGQLAQGLKHMAELDARQREACATHMLQRLQQRFSDQAVREAFWQLPQVRALVAQA, encoded by the coding sequence ATGACCAGCCGCTCTGAACCGCGCATCCTGCAGTTCTGCCATGGCTATGACGGGCCGTTCCTCGACTGCGCCCGTCAATACGCCAGCCTGTTCCAGGGCAGCGGCTACAAGGTCACCACGGTGTTCCTCACCGGCGCCAGCGACCCGCAGGTCGCGGCCGGCTGCGCGTCGGACGAGGTGCTGTTTCTCGAATTCAGCTCCAGGGCCGTGCGCGGCTTGAAGCTCGGCGCCATCCGCGCCTTGCGACGGATCGCGGCCGAGCGCAATTTCAGTTTCTGCATCGCCCACCGCTTCAAGCCGATCTATGTCGCATTGCTGGGCACCGGCCTGCCGGTGATCGGCGTGCACCATGCCTTCGGCGACTACGAGCGCAAGGGGCGGCGGCTGTTTGCCAACCTGTTCAGCAAACGCTTGAGCCTGCTCGGTGTATCCGACGCGGTGCGTGACGACATGCGCCGCTGCTTGCCGCAGTGGCCTGCCGAACGCATCCAGACCCTGTACAACCGCATCGATATTCAGGCTCTGCAAGCGGCGCTGGTGCCTCGCGCCAAAGCGCGTGAGGCCTTGGGGCTTGATGCGCGGGCCTGGGTGGTCGGTAACGTCGGGCGGCTGCACCCGGACAAGGACCAGGCCACCTTGCTGCATGGCTTTGCCCAGGCGCTCCCGACGCTTCCCGCTGGCGCGCGCTTGGCGATCCTTGGCAAGGGCCGGCTGGAAGACACGCTCAAGGCCCAGGCTGCGGAGTTGGGTATCGCCGGGCAGGTCGATTTCCTTGGCCAGGTGCCTGATGCGCGGCGCTATTTCCAGGCGTTCGACGTATTTGCCCTGAGTTCCGATCATGAGCCGTTTGGCATGGTCCTGCTCGAAGCCATGGTCGCCGGCGTGCCGGTACTGGCCACCGCCTGCGGTGGTGCGCGCGAAGTGGTCGAGGGCGTCGGCATGCTGTTCCCGCTTGGTGATGCAGGCCAGTTGGCTCAGGGTCTCAAGCACATGGCCGAACTGGATGCACGGCAGCGCGAGGCCTGTGCGACGCACATGCTGCAACGTCTGCAGCAGCGATTCTCCGATCAGGCAGTGCGCGAGGCCTTCTGGCAACTGCCACAGGTGCGTGCCTTGGTGGCTCAGGCGTGA
- the putP gene encoding sodium/proline symporter PutP: protein MGNPLTITFVIYIAAMVLIGFAAYRSTNNLSDYILGGRSLGSVVTALSAGASDMSGWLLMGLPGAIYFSGLSEAWIAIGLTVGAYLNWLFVAGRLRVQTEHNGDALTLPDYFSSRFEDASGLLRIISAIVILVFFTIYCASGIVAGARLFESTFGMSYETALWAGAAATIAYTFIGGFLAVSWTDTVQASLMIFALILTPIIVLISTGGIDTTFLAIEAQNPANFDMFKGATFIGIISLMGWGLGYFGQPHILARFMAADSVKSIAKARRISMTWMILCLAGTCAVGFFGIAYFSAHPELAGPVTENHERVFIELAKILFNPWVAGVLLSAILAAVMSTLSCQLLVCSSALTEDFYKAFLRKNASQGELVWVGRLMVLAVALIAIAMAANPENRVLGLVAYAWAGFGAAFGPVVLISLLWKGMTRNGALAGIVVGALTVILWKNFDTLGLYEIIPGFLFASIAIVVVSKLGSPSQAMVQRFETADAAYHADK from the coding sequence ATGGGCAATCCACTAACGATCACTTTCGTGATCTACATCGCGGCAATGGTGCTGATCGGCTTCGCCGCCTATCGCTCCACCAACAACCTTTCCGACTACATCCTCGGCGGGCGCAGCCTAGGGAGCGTGGTCACCGCGCTTTCCGCCGGTGCCTCCGACATGAGTGGCTGGCTGCTGATGGGCCTGCCGGGCGCCATCTACTTCTCCGGCCTGTCCGAAGCCTGGATCGCCATCGGCCTGACCGTCGGTGCCTACCTGAACTGGCTGTTCGTCGCCGGCCGCCTGCGCGTGCAGACCGAGCACAACGGTGATGCGCTAACCCTGCCGGACTACTTCTCCAGCCGCTTCGAAGACGCCAGCGGCCTGCTGCGGATCATCTCGGCCATCGTCATCCTGGTGTTCTTCACCATTTATTGCGCTTCCGGCATCGTTGCCGGTGCCCGTCTGTTCGAGAGCACCTTCGGCATGTCTTACGAAACCGCGCTGTGGGCAGGTGCTGCGGCGACCATCGCCTACACCTTCATCGGTGGTTTCCTGGCGGTCAGCTGGACCGACACCGTGCAAGCCTCGCTGATGATCTTCGCGCTGATCCTCACGCCGATCATCGTGCTGATCTCCACTGGGGGTATCGACACCACCTTCCTCGCCATCGAAGCGCAGAACCCTGCCAACTTCGACATGTTCAAGGGTGCGACCTTCATCGGCATCATCTCGTTGATGGGTTGGGGCCTGGGCTACTTCGGCCAGCCACACATTCTGGCGCGCTTCATGGCCGCGGATTCCGTCAAGTCGATCGCCAAGGCCCGTCGCATCTCCATGACCTGGATGATCCTGTGCCTGGCCGGTACCTGTGCCGTGGGCTTCTTCGGTATCGCCTACTTCTCGGCGCACCCCGAGTTGGCGGGCCCGGTCACCGAGAACCACGAGCGTGTGTTCATCGAGCTGGCAAAAATCCTGTTCAACCCGTGGGTTGCCGGTGTGCTGCTGTCGGCCATCCTGGCGGCGGTGATGAGCACCCTGAGCTGCCAGCTGCTGGTCTGCTCCAGTGCCCTGACCGAGGACTTCTACAAGGCCTTCCTGCGCAAGAACGCTTCCCAGGGTGAGCTGGTCTGGGTCGGTCGCCTGATGGTGCTGGCCGTGGCCCTGATCGCCATCGCCATGGCTGCCAATCCGGAAAACCGCGTGCTGGGCCTAGTGGCTTACGCCTGGGCCGGCTTCGGTGCCGCCTTCGGTCCGGTGGTGCTGATTTCGTTGCTGTGGAAGGGCATGACCCGCAACGGCGCGCTGGCCGGTATCGTGGTGGGTGCGCTGACGGTGATCCTGTGGAAGAACTTCGACACCCTCGGGCTGTACGAAATCATCCCGGGCTTCCTGTTTGCCAGTATCGCTATCGTGGTGGTGAGCAAGCTGGGCAGCCCGTCGCAAGCGATGGTGCAGCGCTTCGAGACGGCTGATGCGGCGTATCACGCCGACAAGTGA
- a CDS encoding antimicrobial resistance protein Mig-14, translating to MLNHIQAFRERGWQVIDGAAYAEAWARFGGSVATHPLVIEQLAELAQIPVRYLGWHQAGELKAALPAWGRHLALSKEVLKRAGKKGLFDLGNAEILLPAAADAAAPLRHAGRYLSELNQGRFTGLKAQKEQLAMARAPEDLSKKFRYNQRRELRLLEEAGGVVRPISDFNACEIAAMYLDLFQRRWNFPATGAERMAEVIERLRELLIGSVLMLEDKPIAIQLVYRVEAPEWISVEYVNGGVDPETKAFSPGSVLSFLNTQAAWEDARARNKPLRFSFGRADREYKDRWCNPVPVFQA from the coding sequence ATGCTCAATCATATCCAAGCCTTCCGCGAGCGCGGTTGGCAGGTCATCGACGGCGCCGCTTACGCCGAGGCCTGGGCGCGTTTTGGCGGCAGTGTCGCGACGCATCCGCTGGTGATCGAGCAGCTTGCCGAGCTTGCGCAGATTCCCGTGCGCTACCTGGGCTGGCATCAGGCGGGTGAACTGAAGGCGGCCCTTCCTGCCTGGGGGCGCCACCTGGCGCTGTCCAAGGAGGTGCTCAAGCGCGCTGGCAAGAAGGGCTTGTTCGATCTGGGCAATGCCGAGATTCTCCTGCCGGCCGCCGCCGATGCTGCTGCGCCCTTGCGCCATGCCGGGCGCTATCTGTCCGAACTGAACCAGGGGCGCTTCACTGGCCTCAAGGCGCAGAAGGAACAGTTGGCCATGGCCAGAGCCCCTGAAGACCTGTCGAAAAAATTCCGCTACAACCAGCGCCGCGAATTGCGCCTGCTGGAAGAGGCGGGTGGCGTGGTTCGCCCGATCAGTGACTTCAATGCGTGCGAGATCGCGGCCATGTACCTTGACCTGTTCCAGCGGCGCTGGAACTTCCCGGCCACAGGTGCCGAGCGCATGGCCGAGGTGATCGAGCGCTTGCGCGAATTGCTGATCGGCTCGGTGTTGATGCTCGAAGACAAGCCAATCGCTATCCAGCTGGTGTACCGGGTCGAGGCGCCGGAGTGGATCAGCGTCGAGTACGTCAATGGTGGCGTCGACCCTGAAACCAAGGCGTTCAGCCCCGGTAGCGTGCTGAGCTTCCTCAATACCCAGGCTGCCTGGGAGGATGCCCGCGCGCGCAACAAGCCGCTGCGCTTCTCGTTCGGTCGAGCCGACCGCGAGTACAAGGACCGTTGGTGCAACCCAGTCCCGGTGTTCCAGGCGTGA
- a CDS encoding carbamoyltransferase, with amino-acid sequence MALTILGLSGALSHDPSAALYIDGKLIAAAEEERFVRDKHAKNRMPYESAKFCLEQAGIKPSDVDVVAIPFAPISLFGKARWHYAKRYWYAPDRALDAILMGNRRYKRYRKKIVWCLEQLGFDPKKVKIEPVEHHLAHASSAYHCSGFKEKTAILGIDGKGEYATTFFGYGENGKIHKIKEFFDPDSLGGLYGAITEFLGFEMLDGEFKVMGMAPYGDASKYDFSRLASFENGELVINTEYANVIGLRRYKEKGKGFYFSPKLIEWLGPKREGDIADEPYIHYAASMQALFEKLALQMIDHYLGDTLRETGKLAFAGGCALNVKLNQKIIARPDVKELFVQPASGDAGTAVGAAAYVSHARGVPVEKMEHVYLGPSYSNEDVIAACARHPNQPKWRKLDNMPQQIAKIMVDGNPVAWFQGRMEFGPRALGGRSIIGCPSVEGVADRINHQIKFRERWRPFCPSMLDTVAPQMIKVDHPAPFMTFTFEVAEEWKTRVPEVVHEDGTSRAQVLKREYNPRYYDMMKALEDLTGNGVSLNTSLNRRGEPMICSPTDALNMFFGSDLQYLIMEDILVVKDGAASYDQPL; translated from the coding sequence TTGGCATTGACGATTCTTGGCCTGTCCGGCGCCCTTAGCCATGACCCTTCCGCGGCCCTGTACATCGACGGCAAGCTGATTGCCGCCGCCGAAGAAGAGCGCTTCGTGCGTGACAAGCATGCGAAGAACCGCATGCCCTACGAGTCGGCGAAGTTCTGCCTGGAACAGGCTGGCATCAAACCGTCCGATGTCGACGTGGTCGCCATCCCGTTCGCGCCGATCAGCCTGTTCGGCAAGGCCCGCTGGCACTATGCCAAGCGTTACTGGTATGCCCCGGATCGCGCCCTTGACGCCATCCTGATGGGCAACCGTCGCTACAAGCGCTACCGCAAGAAGATCGTCTGGTGCTTGGAACAACTCGGCTTCGACCCGAAAAAGGTCAAGATCGAGCCCGTCGAGCACCACTTGGCCCACGCTTCCAGCGCCTACCACTGCTCGGGCTTCAAAGAGAAGACCGCGATTCTCGGTATCGATGGCAAGGGCGAGTACGCCACGACTTTCTTCGGCTACGGCGAGAACGGCAAGATCCACAAGATCAAGGAGTTCTTCGACCCGGATTCGTTGGGCGGCCTGTACGGCGCGATCACCGAATTCCTAGGTTTCGAGATGCTCGACGGCGAGTTCAAGGTCATGGGCATGGCGCCATACGGCGATGCCAGCAAGTATGACTTCTCGCGCCTGGCCAGCTTCGAGAACGGCGAACTGGTGATCAACACCGAATACGCCAACGTAATTGGTCTGCGCCGTTATAAAGAGAAGGGCAAGGGCTTCTACTTCTCGCCGAAACTGATCGAATGGCTGGGCCCCAAGCGCGAAGGCGATATCGCCGACGAGCCGTACATCCACTATGCGGCCAGCATGCAGGCGCTGTTCGAGAAGCTGGCGCTGCAGATGATCGACCACTACCTGGGCGACACCCTGCGTGAAACCGGCAAGCTGGCCTTTGCTGGCGGCTGCGCGCTGAACGTCAAGCTGAACCAGAAGATCATCGCGCGTCCCGATGTGAAGGAACTGTTCGTCCAGCCGGCCTCCGGCGACGCCGGTACCGCAGTCGGTGCAGCAGCCTACGTTTCCCACGCCCGCGGCGTGCCGGTCGAGAAGATGGAGCACGTCTACCTCGGCCCGTCGTACTCCAACGAGGACGTGATCGCCGCCTGTGCCCGTCACCCGAACCAGCCGAAGTGGCGCAAGCTCGACAATATGCCGCAACAGATCGCCAAGATCATGGTCGACGGCAACCCGGTGGCCTGGTTCCAGGGCCGCATGGAGTTCGGCCCGCGTGCCCTGGGCGGTCGTTCGATCATCGGCTGCCCGAGTGTCGAGGGCGTGGCCGACCGCATCAACCATCAGATCAAGTTCCGCGAGCGCTGGAGGCCTTTCTGCCCGTCGATGCTCGACACTGTCGCCCCGCAGATGATCAAGGTCGATCACCCGGCGCCGTTCATGACGTTCACCTTCGAAGTGGCTGAAGAGTGGAAGACGCGTGTACCCGAAGTGGTTCACGAAGATGGTACTTCGCGTGCTCAGGTGCTCAAGCGCGAGTACAACCCGCGTTATTACGACATGATGAAGGCGCTGGAAGACCTGACCGGCAACGGCGTTTCGCTGAACACCTCGCTCAACCGCCGCGGTGAGCCGATGATCTGCTCGCCGACCGATGCTCTGAACATGTTCTTCGGCTCGGACCTGCAATACCTGATCATGGAAGACATCCTGGTCGTGAAGGACGGCGCGGCCTCGTATGACCAGCCGCTCTGA